One window from the genome of Marinobacter sp. LV10R510-11A encodes:
- a CDS encoding DUF1631 family protein gives MSQNRPKSHQVASRKAVAEKIDDVLAGIRVPDLPYPAGKLSPETASDWQPLLFSCWIEQRDERVTHLIRSVHLDWSVRQINAAYVADRIMDVFLKTSGLHTELARRLARLRFYLAWRMNLDGQHAFSDILLVWLDSFREWRGWSNSGGRSSKALLEQLDLLVIAVSSSFESGNIEAFEAFCVQWQDDSVRRNAQTGKLRERLLTTEQGAARQRRADQTARALIGRALQGRKLPQPVIRFIFDHWQGLLKQAVWDSGVNGEICRHGSKLLEWLVWIGDPSLSDKDRNRLYHVGEQIGDRITDVWSRVFDAPLEANALAGVESVMVSRLRGETPERVDALPDSESFPWNPVWLSFEMLPADDSQPFEGRWFVEGEGTTEQRRYFFSLLEDSAEILWTNGAGVKLGLQPWQEFCQAQSKGRIRPLPAQTPFGEVLEETVAVLAVAWERQRKQREKAAEAAKARAEALRKENETAERLRQEQEAARQADLERQHQEVESQRLADEKAEQDRLYNEKTLQAQKQVDEINLGGWIVVNAEQPDTENTRLKLAVRTNASRKLIFVDRLGLNRREFLEHELVLSIVEERVRVLGGAAEFDDTLSRVVGRIRVGRH, from the coding sequence ATGTCACAAAATAGGCCGAAATCGCATCAGGTGGCCTCGCGGAAGGCAGTTGCCGAAAAAATTGATGATGTGCTTGCCGGTATTCGTGTTCCCGACCTTCCTTATCCTGCCGGAAAGCTGTCGCCAGAAACCGCAAGCGACTGGCAACCTTTGCTGTTTTCGTGCTGGATAGAGCAACGGGACGAGCGTGTAACTCACCTTATCCGTTCCGTGCACCTTGACTGGTCCGTGCGCCAGATCAATGCGGCTTATGTGGCCGATCGCATCATGGATGTATTCCTCAAAACCAGTGGGTTGCACACCGAGCTTGCCCGCCGTCTCGCACGGCTGAGGTTTTATCTCGCCTGGCGCATGAATCTTGATGGGCAACACGCGTTCAGTGACATATTACTGGTATGGCTGGACAGCTTTCGGGAGTGGCGGGGCTGGAGTAACTCCGGCGGGCGTTCATCGAAAGCCCTGCTCGAGCAGCTGGATTTGTTGGTTATAGCCGTTTCTTCAAGTTTCGAATCAGGCAACATTGAAGCTTTCGAAGCATTTTGTGTGCAGTGGCAGGACGATTCCGTTAGGCGTAATGCTCAAACGGGCAAATTGCGCGAGCGTTTGCTGACAACCGAGCAGGGCGCAGCACGCCAGAGACGGGCGGATCAAACCGCAAGGGCTCTCATCGGCAGGGCTCTGCAGGGGCGAAAACTGCCGCAGCCGGTGATTCGGTTTATCTTCGATCATTGGCAGGGTCTGCTGAAGCAGGCCGTATGGGATTCCGGCGTTAACGGTGAAATCTGCCGGCATGGCAGCAAGCTGCTTGAATGGTTGGTGTGGATTGGCGATCCGTCGCTTTCCGACAAAGACAGAAACCGGCTATACCATGTGGGTGAGCAGATAGGTGATCGGATTACGGATGTTTGGAGCCGTGTATTCGACGCCCCTCTTGAGGCCAATGCGCTTGCCGGTGTTGAGTCTGTGATGGTGTCTAGACTAAGGGGCGAAACGCCGGAACGGGTAGATGCACTGCCGGATTCGGAGAGTTTTCCATGGAACCCGGTTTGGCTCAGCTTTGAAATGCTCCCGGCCGATGATTCTCAGCCATTCGAGGGCAGGTGGTTTGTTGAGGGTGAAGGTACGACCGAGCAGCGTCGTTACTTTTTTTCCCTGCTTGAGGACTCGGCTGAGATTCTTTGGACAAACGGCGCCGGAGTGAAGCTCGGCCTACAGCCCTGGCAAGAATTCTGCCAAGCGCAAAGTAAAGGACGCATTCGCCCCCTGCCAGCCCAAACGCCGTTTGGTGAAGTGCTTGAGGAAACCGTAGCAGTGCTCGCAGTAGCATGGGAAAGGCAACGCAAACAGCGTGAGAAAGCGGCTGAAGCGGCCAAGGCCCGCGCAGAAGCCCTGCGCAAAGAAAATGAGACCGCAGAACGGCTGCGACAGGAACAGGAGGCTGCGCGACAAGCCGACTTGGAGCGTCAGCATCAGGAAGTAGAAAGCCAGCGCTTGGCCGATGAAAAGGCTGAGCAGGATCGACTGTATAACGAAAAAACGCTGCAGGCACAAAAGCAGGTAGATGAGATAAATCTTGGTGGCTGGATAGTGGTGAACGCCGAACAGCCGGACACTGAAAACACCCGGCTCAAGCTGGCCGTTCGCACCAACGCCTCTCGAAAACTGATATTTGTTGATCGATTGGGCCTCAATCGCCGGGAGTTCCTGGAGCACGAATTGGTGCTCAGTATTGTTGAAGAGCGGGTTCGTGTTCTGGGTGGTGCTGCGGAGTTTGATGACACACTGAGCAGAGTGGTCGGTCGTATTCGTGTCGGGCGACACTGA
- a CDS encoding ABC transporter permease, whose product MKALTPIQQRRLRNFRNNRRGFWSLWVFLAIFGLTLVAELIANDKPLVISYQDTLYFPVVENVTEETFGGFLPTDADYRDPFISEEILANGWMLWPPIRFTYDTINYDLDVPSPAPPSAVNWLGTDDQGRDVAARVIYGFRISVLFGLTLTIASCIVGVLVGAIQGFYGGKIDLIGQRFIEIWSGLPVLYLLIILSSIVQPNFWWLLGIMLLFSWMGLVDVVRAEFLRARNFEYVKAARALGLDNRKIMFRHILPNAMVATLTFLPFILTGAITALTSLDFLGFGLPSGSPSLGELIAQGKANLHAPWLGMSAFVSLSLMLTLLVFVGEAVRDAFDPRKNA is encoded by the coding sequence GTGAAGGCGCTTACCCCAATTCAACAACGCCGCTTACGAAACTTTCGCAATAACCGTCGCGGCTTCTGGTCTTTATGGGTATTTCTCGCCATTTTCGGGCTAACACTGGTTGCGGAACTGATCGCCAACGACAAGCCGCTGGTCATCTCGTATCAGGACACTCTGTACTTTCCGGTGGTAGAGAACGTGACCGAGGAGACCTTTGGCGGCTTCCTCCCCACAGATGCGGATTATCGGGACCCCTTCATCTCTGAAGAAATTCTAGCCAATGGTTGGATGCTCTGGCCGCCCATCCGCTTCACCTATGACACCATTAATTACGATCTCGATGTGCCCTCGCCTGCACCGCCCAGTGCAGTAAACTGGCTGGGCACCGACGACCAAGGGCGGGATGTGGCTGCGCGCGTGATCTACGGCTTTCGTATTTCCGTGTTATTCGGGTTAACACTCACCATCGCCAGCTGTATCGTTGGCGTGCTGGTAGGTGCCATACAAGGCTTCTACGGTGGCAAGATTGATTTGATCGGCCAGCGCTTTATCGAAATCTGGTCGGGCCTGCCGGTTTTATACCTCCTGATTATTCTCTCGAGCATAGTGCAGCCGAACTTCTGGTGGCTTTTGGGCATCATGTTGCTGTTCAGCTGGATGGGATTAGTGGATGTGGTTCGCGCAGAGTTTTTGAGAGCCCGAAACTTTGAATACGTTAAAGCGGCCCGAGCACTCGGGTTAGATAACCGCAAAATCATGTTCCGCCATATTCTCCCCAACGCCATGGTGGCGACGCTGACGTTTTTGCCGTTTATCCTGACGGGCGCCATTACCGCCCTCACCTCCCTGGACTTCCTTGGCTTCGGTTTGCCCTCTGGCTCGCCCTCCCTTGGGGAACTAATTGCCCAGGGCAAGGCCAATCTCCATGCCCCCTGGCTGGGTATGTCGGCATTCGTTTCCCTATCACTAATGTTGACCCTGCTGGTTTTTGTGGGCGAAGCCGTGCGTGATGCCTTCGACCCACGCAAGAACGCATAA
- a CDS encoding 3-deoxy-7-phosphoheptulonate synthase → MSGNKLENLNVASQEALITPETLKKDMPLGGNAAQTVTNGRQAIYDIIDGKDHRLFLVVGPCSIHDAEAARDYAARLKKLADEVSDTLLIVMRVYFEKPRTTVGWKGLINDPHLNDTFDIERGLHLGRCLLLDINELGLPVATEALDPISPQYLQDTIAWSAIGARTTESQTHREMSSGLSMAIGFKNGTDGSLDVAVNAMKSVSYSHNFLGIDQQGQVAIIRTKGNQYGHVVLRGGGGKPNYDSVNVTLCEQALDKAGLRKSIMVDCSHANSSKDPAIQPLVMQDVTHQILEGNTSIQSLMIESNINWGSQSIPENLADLKYGVSVTDACIDWETTEKAIRDMRNKLKDVLPKRKTV, encoded by the coding sequence ATGTCCGGCAACAAACTTGAGAACCTGAACGTGGCGAGCCAGGAAGCACTAATTACCCCTGAAACGCTCAAAAAAGATATGCCGCTTGGCGGCAACGCAGCGCAAACCGTTACCAATGGCCGCCAGGCGATTTACGACATTATTGACGGCAAAGACCATCGTTTGTTTCTGGTAGTGGGCCCCTGCTCTATTCACGATGCTGAGGCAGCACGGGATTACGCCGCCCGCCTCAAAAAGCTGGCAGATGAAGTCAGTGACACGCTGCTTATCGTTATGCGTGTGTATTTTGAAAAGCCGCGAACGACGGTTGGCTGGAAAGGCCTGATCAACGACCCACACCTGAACGACACCTTTGATATCGAACGTGGCCTGCACTTGGGTCGTTGCCTACTGCTCGACATCAATGAACTAGGGCTGCCCGTTGCAACCGAAGCTCTGGACCCGATCTCGCCTCAGTATCTGCAGGATACGATTGCCTGGTCCGCCATTGGTGCGCGCACCACGGAATCCCAAACTCACCGCGAGATGAGCAGTGGGCTTTCCATGGCAATTGGCTTCAAGAACGGTACCGATGGCAGTCTCGATGTTGCGGTAAACGCCATGAAGTCTGTTTCTTATTCGCACAACTTCCTGGGCATTGACCAGCAAGGCCAGGTGGCTATTATCCGCACCAAAGGCAACCAGTATGGACACGTGGTTCTGCGCGGAGGCGGCGGCAAGCCTAACTACGATTCAGTCAACGTAACGCTTTGCGAGCAGGCGCTCGATAAAGCGGGATTACGTAAATCCATCATGGTGGACTGCAGCCACGCGAATTCCAGCAAAGACCCGGCCATCCAGCCACTGGTTATGCAGGATGTCACTCATCAGATCCTCGAAGGCAACACGTCTATCCAAAGCCTGATGATTGAAAGCAACATCAACTGGGGCAGTCAGTCTATTCCGGAAAACCTGGCAGACCTGAAGTACGGCGTATCCGTGACAGATGCCTGCATCGACTGGGAAACCACAGAAAAAGCCATTCGCGACATGCGTAACAAGCTTAAAGACGTTCTGCCGAAACGCAAAACAGTCTAA
- a CDS encoding PilZ domain-containing protein produces the protein MKDTDYTFGTREEPSGGQDNRMQYRLTARARIILELEAGYPASEGVPGAPGRELVCGIRDISASGLCLLAAEPLSDGALFAASVSLGSHSDAFILTVEVVWCRPDERDYLVGVRIIESDQTAYVEWIDAVANAMEAP, from the coding sequence ATGAAAGACACTGACTACACGTTTGGAACACGGGAAGAGCCGTCTGGCGGGCAGGACAACCGCATGCAGTATCGTTTAACGGCCCGCGCACGGATCATTCTGGAGCTGGAAGCCGGGTATCCTGCTTCCGAAGGCGTGCCGGGTGCGCCCGGGCGTGAACTGGTGTGCGGTATTCGTGACATCTCGGCGAGCGGGCTTTGCTTGCTCGCAGCCGAGCCGCTCTCTGATGGGGCCTTGTTTGCTGCCTCTGTTTCACTGGGAAGTCACTCAGACGCCTTCATTCTTACCGTGGAGGTGGTTTGGTGCCGCCCAGATGAGCGGGACTATCTAGTGGGGGTGCGGATAATTGAATCCGATCAAACCGCGTATGTGGAGTGGATAGACGCGGTCGCAAATGCCATGGAAGCGCCTTAA
- a CDS encoding extracellular solute-binding protein: MTIIRTVSSLTAVFSFLALLATPSIVSASSSAPDAPEPGAQAVHGMAMHGEPKYPEGFSHFDYINPDAPKGGDLKMAVVANGFDSFNPFDIRGVAAAGISNYLYDTLLEYSADEPFSMYGLIAESLETPEDRSYVVFNLRQSARFQDGVPITAKDVKFSFETLTTKGHPFYRNYYADVSKVTIENDNRIRFDFQQTSNRELPLILGQMPILPAHYWKDREFGDNGLTPPVGSGAYRIGSFEAGRSIVYERLDDYWAKDLAVRKGRFNFDKIRYDYYTDETVALEAFKAGSFDFRVETSAKNWATAYTGDRFDNGTIIQEAIEHHRPTGMQGFVFNTRKEVFSDPRVREALTYAFDFEWTNKNLFYGQYARTNSYFENSELASTGLPSGRELNILEQYRGQLDEDIFTKPFKAPSTDGRQGLRGNLRTAIGLLRSAGYEVRDGKMVHAETGKPLKFEVLLSQKTFERVVLPFKNNLARLGIEVSVRLVDSNQYVQRVREFDFDMITQSIGQSDSPGNEQREYWHSSTVGANGSRNYAGVSDPVVDQLVNLVIQAPNREELVQRTRALDRVLLHGFYVVPHWHLAKDRVAYWSHLKHPETTPKNGTDLDNWWAKP, from the coding sequence ATGACAATAATACGAACAGTCTCAAGCCTTACAGCGGTTTTTTCATTCTTGGCCCTGCTGGCCACGCCAAGCATTGTTTCTGCCAGCAGCTCAGCACCTGACGCCCCTGAACCGGGTGCACAAGCTGTTCATGGCATGGCCATGCATGGGGAACCCAAATACCCAGAAGGGTTCAGTCACTTCGACTACATCAACCCCGACGCTCCTAAGGGCGGCGACCTTAAAATGGCCGTCGTCGCCAATGGTTTTGATTCCTTCAACCCCTTCGATATTCGAGGCGTGGCTGCAGCGGGCATTAGCAACTATCTTTACGACACTCTCCTTGAGTACTCAGCGGACGAGCCGTTTTCCATGTATGGGCTCATTGCTGAGTCGCTAGAAACACCGGAAGACCGTAGCTATGTGGTTTTCAATTTGAGGCAATCGGCCCGGTTTCAGGATGGTGTGCCCATTACCGCCAAAGACGTGAAGTTTTCATTTGAAACCCTCACCACCAAGGGTCACCCGTTTTACCGAAATTATTATGCGGACGTGAGTAAGGTGACGATTGAGAACGACAACCGGATTCGCTTTGATTTTCAGCAAACAAGCAATCGAGAACTGCCTCTGATTCTCGGGCAAATGCCCATTCTGCCCGCCCACTATTGGAAAGACCGGGAATTTGGAGATAATGGCCTAACGCCCCCTGTGGGCAGCGGTGCGTACCGGATCGGTAGCTTTGAAGCGGGCCGCTCCATTGTGTACGAACGGCTCGATGATTACTGGGCGAAGGATCTTGCGGTTCGAAAGGGCCGATTTAATTTCGATAAAATTAGGTATGACTACTATACCGACGAGACGGTTGCCCTAGAGGCATTCAAAGCCGGCAGTTTCGATTTCAGAGTAGAAACCTCCGCCAAAAACTGGGCCACTGCCTACACCGGTGATAGGTTCGATAACGGAACGATCATCCAAGAAGCAATCGAACACCATCGCCCGACCGGCATGCAAGGATTCGTGTTCAATACCCGCAAAGAGGTTTTTAGTGACCCAAGGGTACGGGAAGCACTGACCTACGCGTTTGATTTCGAGTGGACCAACAAAAACCTGTTTTATGGTCAGTATGCGCGCACCAACAGTTACTTCGAGAACAGCGAGTTGGCTTCCACCGGGTTGCCATCGGGCCGGGAATTGAACATCCTTGAACAATACCGGGGGCAGCTAGACGAAGATATCTTCACAAAGCCCTTCAAAGCACCGTCCACCGACGGCAGACAAGGCCTACGGGGAAACTTGCGGACGGCTATAGGGCTTTTGCGCTCGGCCGGTTACGAAGTACGTGACGGCAAGATGGTGCACGCCGAAACGGGCAAGCCTCTTAAGTTCGAGGTTCTGCTGTCCCAGAAAACCTTTGAAAGAGTTGTGCTGCCCTTTAAAAATAACCTGGCCCGGCTCGGTATTGAAGTGTCCGTGCGCTTGGTAGACAGCAATCAGTACGTCCAACGTGTGCGTGAATTCGATTTTGACATGATTACCCAGAGCATCGGCCAGTCCGACTCCCCTGGCAACGAGCAAAGGGAGTACTGGCATTCTTCTACCGTAGGCGCCAACGGCTCCCGAAATTATGCGGGTGTGAGCGATCCGGTGGTCGATCAACTTGTGAACCTAGTGATACAGGCGCCGAACCGAGAAGAGCTGGTGCAGCGCACTCGCGCCCTCGACAGGGTCTTGCTTCATGGGTTTTACGTGGTTCCGCATTGGCACCTAGCGAAAGATCGTGTCGCCTATTGGAGCCATCTGAAACATCCGGAAACAACACCCAAAAACGGTACCGACCTCGATAACTGGTGGGCTAAGCCCTGA
- a CDS encoding microcin C ABC transporter permease YejB — translation MGIYILRRLALIIPTLLGILLLNFLIVQAAPGGPVEQLIAEMEGHGGSALARASGGDMGAEVSSASGDRRGSRGIPDEMLKEIEVMYGFDKPVHERFFKMLKDYATFNFGDSFFREKSVAELIVDKMPVSISLGLWSTLIIYFISIPLGIRKAVSDGSRFDVWSSSAIVIGYAIPGFLFAILLIVLFAGGSYFDWFPLRGLTSNDFDQLNWYQKVGDYFWHLALPVTANVIGGFATLTLLTKNSFLDEIGKQYVVTARAKGLDENQVLYGHVFRNAMLIVIASLPGVLVTLFFTGSLLIEVIFSLDGLGLLGFEAALNRDYPVIFGTLFIFTLMGLALKLISDITYVLVDPRIDFESREGA, via the coding sequence ATGGGCATCTACATACTCCGGCGCCTGGCGCTTATTATTCCTACCCTGCTCGGCATTCTGCTGCTCAACTTCCTGATCGTTCAGGCAGCCCCTGGCGGGCCAGTTGAGCAACTAATTGCGGAGATGGAAGGCCATGGTGGCAGTGCGCTGGCACGGGCCTCTGGTGGCGATATGGGGGCAGAGGTTTCCAGTGCCTCAGGTGACCGGCGCGGCTCCCGAGGTATTCCCGATGAAATGCTGAAGGAAATCGAAGTGATGTATGGCTTCGACAAACCGGTCCACGAGCGTTTCTTCAAAATGCTCAAAGATTACGCCACCTTCAATTTCGGCGATTCCTTCTTCCGGGAAAAAAGCGTAGCCGAACTGATTGTGGACAAAATGCCGGTCTCTATCTCCCTTGGGCTCTGGTCTACGCTCATTATTTACTTCATATCCATACCTCTGGGAATTCGCAAAGCGGTTTCAGACGGTTCCCGTTTTGATGTCTGGAGCAGTTCAGCCATTGTGATCGGCTACGCCATTCCGGGTTTCCTGTTCGCTATTCTGCTGATCGTTTTGTTTGCCGGCGGCAGCTACTTCGACTGGTTCCCTCTACGCGGCCTTACCTCTAACGACTTCGATCAGCTCAACTGGTATCAAAAGGTTGGGGACTATTTCTGGCACCTTGCTTTGCCGGTAACCGCCAACGTGATCGGCGGCTTTGCCACACTCACTCTGTTGACCAAAAATTCCTTTCTCGATGAGATAGGGAAACAGTATGTCGTAACAGCCAGAGCCAAAGGCCTCGACGAGAATCAAGTTCTGTACGGCCACGTATTCCGTAACGCCATGCTGATTGTCATCGCCAGCTTACCCGGAGTGCTGGTCACCTTATTCTTTACAGGCTCGCTGTTGATTGAGGTTATATTCTCTCTGGATGGGCTCGGCCTGCTAGGCTTTGAAGCCGCCTTGAACCGGGATTATCCAGTTATTTTCGGCACCCTCTTTATATTTACCCTGATGGGTCTCGCGCTCAAACTAATCAGCGACATCACCTACGTGCTGGTGGATCCGCGCATCGACTTTGAAAGCCGGGAGGGCGCGTAA
- a CDS encoding enoyl-ACP reductase — MGLLSGKKALIVGVASKLSIAYGIAEAFAREGAELAFTYQNEKLQPRVEKFAAGWGSELTFPCDVASDEEIENVFKELGKHWDNIDIIVHAVGFAPANELDGNYVDATTREGFRIAHDISSYSFVALAKAARPMMHEGSSLLTLTYLGAEKVLQNYNVMGLAKASLESNVRYMAASLGRDGIRVNGISAGPIRTLAASGIKSFRKMLAENARRAPLRRNVTTDEVGNAAAFLTSDMASGITGEIMYVDAGFNITGMGELEE, encoded by the coding sequence ATGGGATTACTCAGTGGCAAGAAAGCGCTGATTGTTGGCGTAGCCAGCAAACTGTCCATTGCATACGGCATTGCAGAGGCCTTTGCCCGCGAAGGCGCGGAATTGGCCTTCACCTATCAGAATGAAAAGCTGCAACCGAGAGTGGAAAAATTCGCCGCCGGATGGGGCAGCGAACTGACCTTTCCTTGCGACGTAGCCAGCGATGAAGAAATCGAGAATGTGTTTAAAGAACTGGGCAAGCACTGGGACAACATCGACATTATCGTTCACGCCGTTGGTTTTGCGCCAGCAAACGAGCTAGACGGAAATTACGTGGATGCAACAACCCGTGAAGGCTTCCGGATTGCCCACGACATCAGCTCTTACAGCTTTGTCGCTCTGGCCAAGGCCGCTCGGCCCATGATGCATGAAGGCAGCTCCTTACTCACTCTGACCTACTTGGGCGCGGAAAAGGTTCTTCAGAACTACAACGTGATGGGCCTTGCCAAAGCGTCGTTAGAATCCAACGTGCGCTACATGGCAGCAAGCCTTGGCCGTGACGGCATTCGGGTAAATGGTATTTCTGCCGGGCCAATCAGGACACTGGCGGCCTCTGGCATCAAGAGCTTCCGTAAGATGCTCGCCGAAAACGCCAGGCGTGCTCCATTGCGCCGGAATGTGACCACAGATGAAGTGGGTAATGCAGCTGCCTTTCTGACCTCTGATATGGCCAGTGGTATTACGGGTGAAATCATGTACGTGGATGCCGGCTTCAACATTACTGGCATGGGGGAACTGGAAGAGTAA
- a CDS encoding ABC transporter ATP-binding protein, with translation MSELLEITNLSICFNQGQKAVDSLSLTLKQGETLALVGESGSGKSVTALSILRLLDERHASYPSGEIRYRGEDLLQAPVKRLRQVRGREISMIFQEPMTSLNPLHSVEKQVSETLELHKGMRGPQARKRCLELLQLVGIENPESRLGAYPHQLSGGQKQRVMIAMALANEPDMLIADEPTTALDVTVQKQVLELLRDLQQKLGMAILLITHDLTIVRRYANRVAVMEHGKLVEEQETSALFASPSHPYTRKLLDAEPPEAPVAQAKGDMPLLSVSNLDVRFTTRKGLFGKVKEYFHAVKRVNFTLNRGQTLGIVGESGSGKTTIGHALLKLTASTGSIKLDGQELAWLDQNAFRPWRRRVQIVFQDPFGSLSPRMSVAEIVREGLEIHDSENHEQHDQKVITALCDVGLDPEARHRYPHEFSGGQRQRIAIARALVLQPDLMILDEPTSALDRTVQKQVIELLRDIQARYGLSYIFISHDLAVVRALSHQLLVLRHGAIVEYGDAGEIFRSPKEQYTQELLHAAFFYHQEDATITKTI, from the coding sequence ATGAGCGAGCTGTTAGAGATTACCAATCTCTCGATCTGCTTTAACCAGGGCCAGAAGGCGGTGGATTCCCTGTCACTCACCCTAAAACAGGGCGAGACTCTGGCGTTGGTTGGCGAAAGTGGTTCGGGCAAATCCGTTACTGCGTTATCTATTCTGCGGCTGCTGGATGAACGGCACGCCAGCTATCCCAGTGGTGAGATCCGTTATCGCGGTGAAGACCTGCTTCAGGCGCCAGTGAAAAGATTGCGTCAGGTGCGTGGGCGGGAGATCAGTATGATTTTCCAAGAGCCCATGACGTCGCTCAACCCTCTGCATAGCGTGGAGAAACAGGTCAGCGAAACCCTGGAGCTTCACAAAGGTATGCGTGGGCCCCAGGCCAGAAAGCGCTGCCTTGAGCTGTTGCAACTGGTGGGCATCGAGAACCCTGAAAGTCGCCTTGGTGCTTATCCGCACCAGCTTTCTGGCGGCCAAAAGCAGCGGGTGATGATTGCCATGGCTTTGGCTAACGAGCCAGATATGTTGATCGCCGACGAGCCAACAACTGCGCTGGACGTAACGGTTCAGAAGCAGGTACTGGAGCTGTTGCGGGATTTACAGCAGAAGCTTGGCATGGCCATTTTGCTCATCACCCACGATCTCACCATCGTGCGCCGCTACGCCAACCGGGTTGCGGTAATGGAGCATGGCAAGTTGGTTGAGGAGCAGGAAACGTCTGCCTTGTTTGCATCACCCAGCCACCCATACACCCGCAAGCTTCTGGACGCAGAGCCTCCTGAAGCACCTGTCGCTCAAGCCAAAGGTGATATGCCACTATTGAGCGTAAGCAACCTAGATGTGCGATTTACAACCCGCAAAGGACTGTTCGGCAAGGTAAAAGAGTATTTTCACGCGGTTAAACGTGTCAATTTCACCCTCAATCGCGGCCAAACTCTCGGCATTGTAGGTGAAAGCGGAAGCGGGAAAACGACCATTGGCCACGCCCTTCTCAAACTCACGGCCAGCACCGGCAGTATAAAATTAGACGGGCAGGAACTGGCCTGGCTGGATCAAAACGCATTTCGGCCCTGGCGTCGCCGAGTACAGATTGTTTTTCAGGATCCATTTGGTAGCCTAAGCCCACGCATGTCCGTTGCTGAAATTGTTCGCGAAGGGCTGGAAATTCACGATTCTGAAAACCATGAACAACACGACCAAAAGGTGATCACCGCCCTGTGCGATGTAGGCCTAGACCCGGAGGCAAGGCACCGTTACCCGCACGAGTTCTCTGGAGGGCAGCGCCAGCGCATTGCGATTGCTCGGGCGTTGGTTCTTCAGCCAGATCTTATGATTCTGGATGAGCCCACATCGGCTCTGGATCGCACGGTACAGAAGCAGGTAATCGAACTGCTTCGGGATATTCAGGCACGCTATGGTCTAAGCTATATCTTTATTAGCCACGATCTGGCCGTTGTTCGGGCGCTCAGCCATCAGTTACTAGTACTCCGGCACGGAGCGATTGTGGAATACGGAGATGCGGGTGAGATTTTCAGATCGCCCAAAGAACAGTACACACAAGAGTTGCTTCACGCGGCGTTTTTCTACCATCAGGAAGATGCCACCATCACTAAGACTATTTGA